A stretch of the Amycolatopsis sp. BJA-103 genome encodes the following:
- a CDS encoding lysylphosphatidylglycerol synthase transmembrane domain-containing protein yields MKRFWPWLKILGALGILAVLVWQLGTRAFLDGLREVDATGVAAALGIGFATTVFSAWRWCLVARRLSLKLSLWSAVGEYYRALFLNGVLPAGVLGDVNRAVQHGRESGDVPRGVRAVVLERTAGQVAVIGASVAVVLSAPSVVPPPIDGVVLVAAIVVVVVAFTAVVTGMTAGKHWIHSGSKWRRGFAVTLADVRLGLLTKETWPGVSLLSVATLAGHLALFVVAARAAGVTAPVGELLPLMILALLAMGLPLNIGGWGPREGVCALLFGTAGLGSAQGVTVAVVYGVLALVASLPGAAVLLARSFKTHTPAAPRLGVPVRIGETR; encoded by the coding sequence GTGAAGCGATTTTGGCCTTGGCTGAAGATCCTCGGCGCGCTCGGCATCCTCGCCGTTCTCGTCTGGCAACTGGGCACCCGGGCCTTCCTGGACGGGCTGCGCGAGGTCGACGCCACCGGTGTCGCCGCCGCGCTCGGGATCGGCTTCGCGACGACGGTGTTCAGCGCCTGGCGCTGGTGCCTGGTCGCGCGGCGGCTGAGCCTGAAGCTGTCGCTGTGGAGCGCCGTCGGCGAGTACTACCGCGCGTTGTTCCTCAACGGTGTCCTGCCGGCGGGAGTCCTCGGTGACGTCAACCGCGCCGTGCAGCACGGCCGCGAATCCGGTGACGTCCCGCGCGGGGTCCGCGCGGTGGTGCTGGAGCGGACGGCGGGGCAGGTCGCGGTGATCGGCGCTTCGGTCGCCGTCGTGCTCAGTGCGCCTTCCGTGGTCCCGCCGCCGATCGACGGGGTCGTCCTGGTCGCCGCGATCGTGGTCGTCGTCGTTGCTTTCACGGCCGTCGTCACCGGGATGACGGCGGGGAAACACTGGATCCACAGTGGATCGAAGTGGCGCCGCGGTTTCGCCGTCACCCTCGCCGACGTCCGGCTCGGCCTGCTGACCAAGGAGACCTGGCCAGGGGTGAGCCTGCTTTCGGTGGCCACCCTCGCCGGGCACCTCGCCCTGTTCGTCGTCGCCGCGCGGGCGGCCGGGGTCACCGCGCCGGTCGGCGAACTGCTGCCACTGATGATCCTCGCCCTGCTCGCGATGGGGCTGCCGCTGAACATCGGCGGCTGGGGCCCGCGCGAAGGCGTCTGCGCGCTGCTGTTCGGCACGGCCGGGCTCGGTTCGGCGCAGGGCGTCACCGTGGCCGTCGTCTACGGCGTGCTCGCGCTCGTCGCGAGCCTTCCCGGCGCCGCCGTACTGCTGGCGCGCTCTTTCAAGACTCATACGCCCGCCGCACCGCGCCTCGGGGTACCTGTACGGATAGGAGAAACGCGATGA
- the ribA gene encoding GTP cyclohydrolase II has translation MTVERVVETRLPTHYGVFRAYGYLDADGTEQMALVHGDIEGTGTLARVHSECLTGDVFGSMHCECGDQLAAALRAIVEEGAGVLVYAQGHEGRGIGLLAKLKAMRLQDEGLDTVEANIALGLPVDARDYRAAAEILADLGVRSVRLLSNNPTKVDQLKLHGVRISERVPLLVTPNDENLRYLRTKRERMHHFLPHLDSVGSIGTVGSVGS, from the coding sequence ATGACCGTGGAGAGGGTCGTAGAGACCAGATTGCCGACCCATTACGGCGTTTTCCGTGCGTACGGCTACCTCGACGCCGACGGCACCGAGCAGATGGCGCTGGTGCACGGCGACATCGAGGGCACCGGCACGCTGGCGCGGGTCCACTCGGAATGCCTGACCGGCGACGTGTTCGGCTCGATGCACTGCGAATGCGGCGACCAGCTCGCCGCCGCGCTGCGGGCGATCGTCGAGGAGGGCGCCGGAGTCCTCGTGTACGCGCAAGGGCATGAAGGACGCGGCATCGGCCTGCTCGCGAAACTGAAGGCGATGCGGCTGCAGGACGAAGGACTCGACACCGTCGAGGCGAACATCGCGCTCGGGCTGCCGGTGGACGCGCGGGACTACCGTGCGGCGGCGGAGATCCTGGCCGACCTCGGGGTGCGGTCGGTGCGGCTGCTGTCCAACAACCCGACGAAGGTCGACCAGCTGAAACTGCACGGGGTGCGGATCAGCGAGCGGGTGCCGCTGCTGGTCACGCCGAACGACGAGAACCTGCGCTACCTGCGGACGAAACGGGAGCGGATGCACCACTTCCTCCCGCATCTGGACTCGGTCGGCTCGATCGGCACTGTCGGCTCAGTCGGCTCCTGA
- a CDS encoding creatininase family protein has translation MNLFPTTTTADERARDADVAVLPVGSFEQHGAHLPLATDAIIATTIADALASAYPVLRLPPITIACSHEHADWPGTVSISAATLYAVVNDVAASLRRSGVPKLVLVNAHGGNYVLSNVVQESTSPMALFPGVEGWQAAHDAAGLETSLDSDMHAGELETSLLLHAHPALVRPGFAEADHLADDRRHLLTTGLRPYSESGVVGRPSLATAEKGRLVLESLVRSFGDTLTALA, from the coding sequence GTGAATCTGTTCCCGACGACCACGACGGCCGACGAACGCGCCCGGGACGCCGACGTCGCGGTGCTGCCCGTCGGCAGTTTCGAACAGCACGGCGCGCACCTCCCGCTGGCCACCGACGCGATCATCGCGACCACCATCGCCGACGCCCTCGCCTCGGCGTACCCGGTGCTGCGCCTCCCGCCGATCACGATCGCCTGCTCACACGAACACGCGGACTGGCCGGGAACGGTCAGCATCTCGGCCGCGACGCTGTACGCCGTGGTGAACGACGTCGCCGCCTCGCTGCGCCGTTCCGGGGTGCCGAAACTGGTGCTGGTGAACGCGCATGGCGGCAACTACGTCCTGTCGAACGTGGTCCAGGAATCGACGTCGCCGATGGCGCTCTTCCCCGGTGTCGAAGGCTGGCAGGCGGCGCACGACGCGGCCGGGCTGGAGACGTCGCTGGACAGCGACATGCACGCCGGGGAGCTGGAGACCTCCCTGTTGCTGCACGCCCACCCCGCGCTGGTCCGGCCCGGTTTCGCGGAGGCGGACCACCTGGCCGACGACCGGCGGCACCTGCTGACGACGGGGCTGCGGCCGTACTCGGAGTCCGGTGTGGTGGGGCGTCCTTCGCTGGCGACGGCGGAGAAGGGACGGCTGGTGCTGGAGTCGCTCGTGCGGAGCTTCGGAGACACCCTGACCGCGCTCGCCTGA
- a CDS encoding inositol monophosphatase family protein, whose product MTDHAALLSVAREAVAKATGIIRSMTSFSVAAKGDRDMVTDVDLAVEDAVREFLARETPEIGILGEERGHQGDENLWWALDPVDGTANFARGIPLCGVSLGLVDGLKSTVAAISLPFLDVTYTAVEGQGAYAGEERLEASKATKLSDAIVSIGDFAVGEGAEVKNRVRMALLAELGGRVQRVRFLGSAAIDLAWVAHGKLDASVILANKPWDTMAGVLLVREAGGVVVDTDGGDHTVRSAATIAVGAGLRDEIVAAIARVRG is encoded by the coding sequence ATGACCGACCACGCCGCATTGTTGTCCGTCGCCCGCGAGGCCGTCGCCAAGGCGACCGGGATCATCCGCTCGATGACGTCGTTTTCCGTTGCCGCCAAGGGTGATCGCGACATGGTGACCGACGTCGACCTCGCCGTCGAGGACGCCGTGCGCGAGTTCCTGGCGCGCGAGACCCCGGAGATCGGCATCCTCGGCGAGGAACGCGGGCACCAGGGCGACGAGAACCTGTGGTGGGCGCTCGATCCTGTCGACGGCACGGCCAACTTCGCGCGCGGCATCCCGCTGTGCGGTGTTTCGCTCGGTCTCGTCGACGGTCTCAAGAGCACGGTCGCGGCCATCTCCCTGCCGTTCCTCGATGTCACCTACACCGCTGTGGAGGGCCAGGGCGCGTACGCGGGCGAAGAACGCCTCGAAGCCTCGAAGGCGACGAAGCTGTCCGACGCGATCGTCTCGATCGGAGACTTCGCTGTCGGCGAGGGCGCCGAGGTCAAGAACCGCGTCCGGATGGCGTTGCTGGCCGAACTCGGCGGCCGCGTCCAGCGGGTCCGGTTCCTCGGCTCCGCGGCGATCGACCTGGCCTGGGTCGCGCACGGCAAACTCGACGCGAGCGTCATCCTCGCCAACAAACCGTGGGACACGATGGCGGGTGTCCTGCTGGTGCGCGAGGCCGGGGGAGTGGTCGTCGACACCGACGGCGGCGACCACACGGTGCGCTCGGCGGCCACCATCGCGGTCGGGGCCGGACTGCGTGACGAGATCGTCGCCGCGATCGCCCGCGTGCGCGGCTGA
- a CDS encoding glycosyltransferase family 4 protein, whose product MFTSNVRVTEPVVFVLPGEAGETSGEYDRRMCQNLPATGLPLLELPIAGDWPMPGPLARSRLARSLTALPDDTVVLIDGAVACGVPEIVIPHARRLRLAVLVHQPLADDPALDPAQAGELDACERETLRLAGMVVATGPWLARQLIDRHDLDPTRVYVATPGTDAAPLAAGADGVSRLLCLAPMTARHGQDVLIQALSMVDELAFKCVFAGATHHDPTYVDELRWTVERLGLGSRISLIRPPDDLDLVYDGADLLVLPSRGGTSGLVVAEALARGIPVVATETAGTHDALGMAPGGGVPGMLVPPNNPSALATALARWSLDAELRHSLRTSALARSSVLEEWDVAAGRLTDVLSRLQAAPRQLA is encoded by the coding sequence GTGTTCACCTCGAATGTCCGCGTGACCGAACCGGTCGTCTTCGTCCTGCCGGGGGAAGCCGGGGAGACCAGCGGTGAGTACGACCGGCGGATGTGCCAGAACCTCCCGGCCACCGGCCTCCCGTTGCTGGAACTGCCGATCGCGGGCGACTGGCCGATGCCGGGGCCACTCGCCCGGTCGAGATTGGCGCGCTCGCTCACCGCGCTGCCCGACGACACCGTCGTCCTGATCGACGGCGCGGTCGCCTGCGGGGTCCCGGAGATCGTGATCCCGCACGCCCGGCGGCTGCGGCTGGCCGTCCTGGTGCATCAGCCGCTCGCCGACGATCCCGCGCTCGACCCGGCGCAGGCCGGTGAACTCGACGCGTGCGAACGGGAGACCCTGCGGCTCGCGGGAATGGTCGTCGCCACCGGGCCGTGGCTCGCGCGGCAGCTGATCGACCGGCACGACCTCGACCCCACCCGGGTCTACGTCGCGACACCCGGCACGGACGCGGCGCCGCTCGCCGCCGGCGCCGACGGCGTCTCCCGGCTGCTCTGTCTCGCGCCGATGACCGCGCGCCACGGCCAGGACGTGCTGATCCAGGCGCTCTCGATGGTCGACGAACTGGCATTCAAATGCGTGTTCGCCGGGGCGACGCACCACGATCCCACCTACGTCGACGAACTGCGCTGGACGGTCGAACGGCTCGGGCTCGGTTCCCGGATCAGCCTCATCCGGCCACCGGACGACCTCGACCTGGTCTACGACGGCGCGGATCTGCTCGTCCTCCCGTCGCGGGGCGGCACGTCCGGGCTGGTCGTCGCCGAGGCGCTCGCGCGCGGGATCCCCGTGGTGGCCACCGAAACCGCCGGCACGCACGACGCGCTCGGCATGGCGCCCGGCGGCGGGGTCCCCGGCATGCTGGTGCCGCCGAACAATCCGTCCGCGCTCGCGACGGCGTTGGCACGCTGGTCGCTCGACGCCGAACTCCGGCATTCCCTGCGGACGTCGGCGCTCGCGCGGAGCAGCGTCCTCGAGGAATGGGACGTCGCCGCGGGCAGGCTCACCGACGTTCTTTCCCGATTGCAGGCCGCGCCGCGTCAGCTGGCTTGA
- a CDS encoding Long-chain-fatty-acid--CoA ligase, producing the protein MRIVDLASRPDLLDPALNLGDVGGEFIYRGFSGKMITPERFLRHWARYFLIALDDDGVPIARALSVPLTYPAEDRRELPEHGWDEAIQWAAQDLMDGREPDTLCALEVVVAPKMRGTGLSTPMLKALKARAAETGLKRLIVSVRPIGKEDEPDVPMEEYAVRRREDGLFADRWLRTHERLGARMIKVCPFAVTISGSIADWHDWTGVKLADGDNVIPGGIAPVHANVERDCGVYVEANVWMVHPF; encoded by the coding sequence ATGCGAATCGTCGATCTTGCGTCCCGTCCCGATCTCCTCGACCCCGCACTGAATCTCGGCGATGTCGGGGGTGAGTTCATCTACCGGGGTTTCAGCGGCAAGATGATCACCCCGGAACGGTTCCTGCGGCACTGGGCCCGCTACTTCCTGATCGCGCTGGACGACGACGGTGTGCCGATCGCGCGGGCGCTGTCGGTTCCGCTGACCTATCCCGCCGAGGATCGCCGGGAACTGCCGGAACACGGCTGGGACGAGGCGATCCAGTGGGCCGCGCAGGACCTCATGGACGGCCGCGAGCCGGACACGCTGTGCGCGCTCGAAGTCGTCGTGGCACCGAAAATGCGCGGGACGGGCCTGTCCACGCCGATGCTGAAGGCGCTCAAGGCCCGTGCGGCCGAGACGGGGTTGAAGCGGCTGATCGTCTCGGTGCGCCCGATCGGCAAGGAGGACGAGCCGGACGTGCCGATGGAGGAGTACGCCGTCCGGCGCCGTGAGGACGGCCTGTTCGCCGACCGCTGGCTGCGCACCCACGAACGGCTCGGCGCGCGGATGATCAAGGTCTGCCCGTTCGCCGTGACCATCTCGGGCTCGATCGCCGACTGGCATGACTGGACAGGCGTCAAACTCGCCGACGGCGACAACGTGATCCCCGGCGGGATCGCGCCGGTGCACGCGAACGTCGAGCGGGACTGCGGGGTCTACGTGGAAGCGAACGTGTGGATGGTGCACCCGTTCTAA
- a CDS encoding NAD(P)-dependent oxidoreductase, which produces MGISRVGFAGLGSMGGPMALNLARAGIPLLVWNRTPGKTAELVAAGAEVAEDAAELFTRCEVVFLMLKDAAAVDAVLDRGRPALAGRTIVHMGTTAPEHSRGIEAELLAAGAKYVEAPVSGSRVPAEAGELVAMLAGDPGAIGEIRSLLGPLCREAVDCGPVPNGLLMKLAVNVQLTAVVTGLAETVRFARAHGLDLGLLTDVLGAGQLASPILRVKVPKLTEEDFTPQASIANVLANVELIAAAAGRAGLTLPLLDASRALYAETERLGFGAEDMVAVVKAL; this is translated from the coding sequence ATGGGTATCTCACGAGTCGGTTTCGCGGGGCTGGGCAGTATGGGCGGGCCGATGGCACTGAACCTGGCGCGGGCCGGAATCCCTTTGCTCGTCTGGAACCGCACCCCCGGCAAGACCGCGGAGCTGGTGGCCGCGGGCGCGGAGGTCGCCGAGGACGCGGCGGAGCTCTTCACGCGGTGCGAGGTCGTGTTCCTGATGCTGAAGGACGCGGCGGCCGTCGATGCCGTGCTCGACCGCGGACGGCCCGCGCTCGCCGGCCGCACGATCGTCCACATGGGAACGACGGCGCCGGAGCACTCCCGCGGGATCGAGGCCGAGCTCCTCGCGGCCGGGGCGAAGTACGTGGAGGCGCCGGTTTCCGGCTCGAGGGTTCCGGCCGAGGCGGGTGAGCTGGTCGCCATGCTCGCGGGTGACCCGGGCGCGATCGGGGAGATCCGGTCGCTGCTCGGGCCCTTGTGCCGGGAGGCCGTGGACTGCGGGCCGGTACCGAACGGGCTCCTGATGAAGCTGGCGGTCAACGTGCAGCTGACCGCGGTCGTGACCGGGCTGGCCGAGACCGTCCGCTTCGCCAGGGCGCACGGTCTCGACCTCGGCCTGCTCACCGACGTCCTCGGCGCGGGGCAGCTGGCCAGCCCGATCCTGCGGGTCAAGGTGCCCAAACTGACCGAAGAGGACTTCACGCCGCAGGCGTCGATCGCGAACGTCCTGGCCAACGTCGAGCTGATCGCGGCGGCGGCAGGGCGAGCGGGACTCACCCTGCCGCTGCTCGACGCGTCCCGTGCCCTCTACGCAGAGACCGAGCGGCTCGGGTTCGGCGCGGAGGACATGGTCGCCGTCGTAAAGGCGCTCTGA
- a CDS encoding elongation factor G: protein MKTLNLGILAHVDAGKTSLTERLLHTAGIIGELGSVDDGSTQTDTLALERARGITIKAAVVSFAVGDVIVNLIDTPGHPDFIAEVERALGVLDGAVLVLSAVEGVQAQTRVLMRTLRRLGIPALLFVNKLDRRGADPDRVFREIAEKLTPSVVAMDPVAPDRVADLLATLDEDFLTEYLTAPDAFTPSRLQAELTAKVAEGLAYPVYFGSAITGAGIDALRDGIENLLPAEEGDADGPLSGTVFKVERAPGGEKIAYVRLYSGTVAVRDKVLLGDGEGKVTAISVFDNGSAVSSGSASAGRIAKLSGLDVRIGDVLGTRPRHAQVALFSPPTLETVVSPVHAVDRGPLHQALTRLTEQDPLIGLRHDEIRGETSVSLYGEVQKEVIQATLAEEYGIDVTFSETTTICVERVSGTGSAAEIIDKAPNPFLATVGLRVGPGPAGSGISFRLEVELGSMPYSFIKAVEDTVKETLREGVHGWEVLDCVVTMTHSGYHARQSHAHGTFDKSMSSTAGDFRDLTPLVLMAALRQAGTTVHEPMHRFTLQAPADTLGPVTALLAQAWAVPRTTLTRGGTAELDGEIPAAKTHEVHQLLPSATRGEGTMETAFHGYRPVRGAAPSRSRSRTDHNPLERKEYLLRVLRRV from the coding sequence GTGAAGACCCTCAATCTGGGGATTCTGGCGCATGTTGACGCCGGGAAGACCAGCCTGACAGAGCGGCTGCTGCATACGGCCGGGATCATCGGCGAGTTGGGCAGTGTCGACGACGGCAGTACCCAGACAGACACGCTGGCGCTGGAGCGCGCCCGTGGGATCACCATCAAGGCGGCCGTGGTGTCGTTCGCCGTCGGCGACGTCATCGTCAACCTGATCGACACCCCCGGCCACCCCGATTTCATCGCCGAGGTCGAACGCGCGCTCGGCGTGCTCGACGGCGCCGTCCTGGTGCTGTCCGCGGTCGAAGGCGTTCAGGCGCAGACTCGCGTCCTGATGCGGACCCTGCGACGGCTGGGGATCCCGGCGCTGCTGTTCGTGAACAAACTGGATCGCCGCGGAGCCGACCCGGACCGCGTGTTCCGTGAGATAGCCGAGAAACTCACGCCGTCGGTCGTCGCGATGGACCCCGTGGCACCCGATCGGGTGGCCGACCTGCTGGCGACGCTCGACGAGGACTTCCTGACCGAATACCTCACCGCCCCGGACGCGTTCACACCGTCGCGACTGCAGGCCGAACTCACCGCGAAAGTGGCCGAAGGGCTCGCTTATCCGGTCTACTTCGGCTCGGCGATCACCGGAGCGGGTATCGACGCACTCCGCGACGGCATCGAGAATCTGCTGCCCGCCGAGGAAGGCGACGCCGACGGGCCACTGTCCGGCACGGTGTTCAAGGTCGAACGCGCTCCGGGCGGCGAAAAGATCGCCTACGTCCGGCTGTACTCCGGCACTGTCGCCGTCCGCGACAAGGTCCTGCTCGGTGACGGCGAAGGCAAGGTCACCGCGATCAGCGTCTTCGACAACGGCTCGGCCGTGTCTTCGGGATCGGCTAGTGCCGGGCGGATCGCGAAGCTGTCGGGGCTCGATGTCCGCATCGGTGACGTGCTCGGGACCAGGCCAAGGCACGCGCAAGTGGCTCTGTTCTCACCTCCGACGCTGGAAACCGTCGTCTCCCCGGTGCACGCGGTCGATCGCGGACCGCTACATCAGGCGCTGACCCGGCTGACCGAACAGGATCCGCTGATCGGCCTGCGGCACGACGAGATCCGTGGGGAAACCTCGGTCTCGCTGTACGGCGAAGTGCAGAAGGAGGTCATTCAAGCGACGCTCGCGGAGGAGTACGGCATCGACGTCACGTTCAGCGAGACGACCACGATCTGCGTCGAGCGCGTCTCCGGCACCGGGTCGGCCGCCGAAATCATCGACAAAGCGCCGAATCCCTTCCTCGCCACGGTCGGATTACGCGTCGGACCAGGCCCGGCGGGAAGCGGGATCTCGTTCCGGCTGGAGGTCGAACTCGGCTCGATGCCGTATTCCTTCATCAAGGCCGTGGAGGACACGGTGAAAGAGACACTGCGCGAAGGCGTCCACGGCTGGGAGGTGCTCGACTGCGTGGTGACGATGACGCATTCCGGCTACCACGCCAGGCAAAGCCACGCCCACGGCACGTTCGACAAGAGCATGTCCAGTACCGCGGGCGACTTCCGCGATCTGACGCCGCTAGTGCTGATGGCGGCGCTGCGACAGGCCGGGACGACCGTGCACGAGCCGATGCACCGGTTCACCCTCCAGGCCCCGGCCGACACGCTCGGCCCGGTCACCGCGCTGCTGGCGCAGGCTTGGGCCGTCCCGCGCACGACACTCACGAGAGGCGGGACGGCGGAACTCGACGGCGAGATCCCGGCGGCGAAAACCCATGAGGTGCACCAACTCCTGCCCTCGGCGACAAGGGGCGAAGGCACGATGGAGACCGCCTTCCACGGCTACCGGCCCGTCCGGGGCGCGGCACCGTCACGGTCGCGGTCGCGGACCGATCACAACCCGTTGGAGCGCAAGGAATACCTGCTACGCGTGCTGCGGCGTGTCTGA
- a CDS encoding glycoside hydrolase family 3 protein: MSSPEKLAGSVLVSGFDGTTAPDWLRRKVADGLGGAILFGRNVVDDEQVAALSAQLRAERPDVLIGIDEEGGDVTRLDVATGSFVPGPLALGAADDVELTTSVAAALGERLAACGVTINFAPCADLTLAAEDPSIGVRAFGSDPVKASPHVAAYITGLQKYGVAASAKHFPGHGAATDDSHHSLPVLPRTEAELHEIELVPFKAAIAAGVRAVMTGHLVVPAWGDLPATLNPKALTDVLRGELGFTGAVITDALDMGAIAGELGKTEGVGRASVRALIAGADALCLGGVSFEEDELNRIAAVIAAAVESGELPMERLVEASERVAALGTPPVSTPISPVDHRLGLEAARKALRIQGSPKLDGPPLVIDIETEPIIAAGPMPWGLGAHLTELVPGTRALKVTSDEIATAIDAVHGARDIVVVTREAHRHPEVREFLGWLREAGVDYIRVETGAPGPGTEGPRIDTFSGSYVSLRAAAEYLA; encoded by the coding sequence TTGTCTTCACCGGAAAAGCTCGCCGGCTCCGTTCTCGTATCGGGCTTCGACGGCACGACCGCACCGGATTGGCTGCGGCGCAAGGTCGCCGACGGCCTCGGCGGCGCGATCCTGTTCGGCCGCAACGTGGTCGACGACGAGCAGGTGGCCGCGCTCAGCGCGCAGCTGCGGGCGGAGCGGCCCGACGTGCTCATCGGCATCGACGAAGAGGGCGGTGACGTCACGCGGCTCGACGTCGCCACCGGCTCGTTCGTCCCGGGACCACTCGCGCTCGGCGCCGCGGACGACGTCGAGCTGACGACCTCGGTCGCGGCGGCGCTCGGCGAGCGGCTGGCCGCGTGCGGGGTCACGATCAACTTCGCCCCGTGCGCGGATCTGACCCTGGCGGCGGAGGATCCCTCCATCGGAGTCCGCGCGTTCGGTTCGGATCCGGTGAAGGCGTCGCCGCATGTCGCGGCGTACATCACCGGTCTGCAGAAGTACGGCGTGGCCGCGTCGGCGAAGCACTTCCCCGGGCACGGGGCGGCGACCGACGATTCGCACCACTCGCTGCCGGTCCTGCCCAGGACCGAGGCGGAACTGCACGAGATCGAACTCGTCCCGTTCAAGGCGGCGATCGCGGCCGGGGTGCGCGCGGTGATGACCGGGCACCTCGTCGTACCCGCGTGGGGCGATTTGCCCGCGACGCTCAACCCGAAGGCGCTCACCGACGTCCTGCGCGGCGAACTCGGCTTCACCGGCGCGGTGATCACCGACGCGCTCGACATGGGTGCCATCGCGGGCGAACTCGGCAAGACCGAGGGTGTCGGCCGGGCGTCGGTGCGGGCACTGATCGCCGGTGCCGACGCGCTCTGCCTCGGCGGTGTCTCGTTCGAAGAGGACGAACTGAACCGGATCGCGGCGGTCATCGCGGCCGCGGTCGAATCCGGTGAGCTGCCGATGGAGCGGCTTGTGGAGGCGTCGGAGCGGGTCGCCGCGCTCGGCACTCCCCCGGTGTCGACGCCGATCTCGCCGGTCGACCACCGGCTCGGCCTGGAGGCGGCGCGCAAGGCGCTGCGGATCCAGGGCTCGCCGAAGCTGGACGGGCCGCCGCTGGTGATCGACATCGAAACCGAGCCGATCATCGCCGCGGGCCCGATGCCGTGGGGGCTCGGTGCGCATCTGACCGAACTCGTGCCGGGCACCCGCGCGCTCAAGGTCACCTCGGACGAGATCGCGACCGCGATCGACGCCGTCCACGGCGCGCGCGACATCGTCGTGGTGACCCGTGAGGCGCACCGGCACCCCGAGGTCCGCGAGTTCCTCGGCTGGCTTCGTGAGGCAGGCGTGGACTACATCCGGGTCGAGACCGGCGCTCCCGGCCCCGGCACCGAAGGTCCGCGGATCGACACGTTCAGCGGGTCCTACGTCAGCCTCCGCGCCGCCGCGGAGTACCTGGCCTGA
- a CDS encoding carbohydrate ABC transporter permease: MKKSLAQRIGLGTFGVIVAFLFVFPTYWMVTSALKTPGEVLSPNYDLIPLSVTFDNFVTALTKPGFTTYLANSLIVTIGAVLCSLVAGVLAAVPLSRMRFRGRKGFLMLVLIAQLAPFEALLIPMYLLMRDAGLLNQLPSLLLVYFAATLPFTCWMLYGFVNGIPYDLEEAAMIDGCSRAGAFRRVTLPLLAPGLVTTSVFSFITAWNEFLFAFVFMRDQNKQTLPVWLSSFRTAFSVDWGGIMAASVIYAVPALVFFILVQRKLVSNLTAGAVKG; encoded by the coding sequence ATGAAGAAGTCCCTCGCACAGCGGATCGGCCTCGGCACTTTCGGCGTGATCGTGGCCTTCCTGTTCGTCTTCCCGACGTACTGGATGGTCACGTCCGCGCTGAAGACGCCAGGCGAAGTCCTGTCGCCGAACTACGACCTGATCCCGCTCTCGGTGACGTTCGACAACTTCGTCACGGCGCTGACGAAGCCCGGATTCACCACCTATCTCGCCAACAGCCTGATCGTCACGATCGGCGCGGTGCTGTGCTCGCTCGTCGCGGGCGTGCTCGCCGCGGTTCCCCTGTCCCGGATGCGATTCCGCGGGCGCAAGGGGTTCCTGATGCTGGTGCTGATCGCCCAGCTCGCGCCGTTCGAGGCTTTGCTGATCCCGATGTACCTGCTGATGCGGGACGCCGGGCTGCTCAACCAGCTGCCTTCGCTGCTGCTGGTGTACTTCGCCGCGACGCTGCCCTTCACGTGCTGGATGCTGTACGGCTTCGTCAACGGCATCCCGTACGACCTCGAAGAGGCCGCGATGATCGACGGCTGCAGCCGGGCGGGCGCGTTCCGCCGGGTGACGCTGCCGCTGCTCGCGCCGGGACTGGTGACCACGTCGGTGTTCAGCTTCATCACCGCGTGGAACGAGTTCCTGTTCGCGTTCGTGTTCATGCGCGACCAGAACAAGCAGACGCTGCCGGTGTGGCTTTCGTCGTTCCGGACGGCGTTTTCCGTGGACTGGGGCGGGATCATGGCGGCGTCGGTCATCTACGCCGTACCCGCGCTGGTGTTCTTCATCCTGGTTCAGCGCAAACTCGTGTCCAACCTGACCGCAGGCGCAGTGAAGGGATAA